From the Juglans microcarpa x Juglans regia isolate MS1-56 chromosome 3D, Jm3101_v1.0, whole genome shotgun sequence genome, the window CCAAGATTCATGTCACTTGGCCAGTATTTCTACCAGAATGCTACGAATGTCAGGATTTCATACATAGACTGCCACTCAAGACAACTATTAACTTTTCATGGAGAATTAACATGAAGCAAGTTATTCACTTCCAAGAACGTCATTTGAAGAAAGAAACAAGATGAAACCGAATGTCAGAAAATGCACTTCCAAAGATCAATTCTTCAATTTCAGAAACTGAATATGATCAACTCAAGGCAATTAGTTTGCATCAGAAGTTGATTCAGATACAAAAGCCAGATGACAATCCATCAATACAGTAAAAGAAGCAAACCTATGTGCCTAACGGGGTGCCTTCTTCTTTCCAGCAATAGTAACCTTCTTACCCTTCAAGGTCCGGCAATTGTTCTTAGTCCGCTGTCCTCTACATGGCAACCCTTGAATGTGCCGCATTCCTCTATAGCACTGAATCTCCTTCAATCTCCTTATAGCCAGCGCATTGAACCGCCTCTGAAACACCCCAATCGGGTCAGTCAAAGGGAAATTTCTTCACAAGTAAAAGACAGAGAGGGGGATTTACCAAGTCGCCTTCAATCATGTATTTGGAGACTTCTCCACGGATTATAATGAGCTCTTCCTCAGATAAGTCCTTGGTAATTTTGTTCTCCATGCTGAGGTCACAAAGAATTTGGCGTGCTCTAGTACGCCCAATCCCATGAATATACCGCAGAGAGTATTCAACCCTTTTGTTGTTTGGGATCTCCACGCCTCCAACACGAACACATTTGATGCTTAGGCCACGAACCTAAAGATAATAGATGACACTGAGTTCACAACAACGCATCAACTCCAACCCTCCTCGGCCCAAATTTAACAAAATCCAACCTTCTGTTTTAGGAATTCCATTGTTTGGGTGCTAAGAAAATTATAACCGCCAGTAATTTAGGATAATTATGTTGTATAATCCTAACCTTAAACCAAAAACAACAGAAAGTTGGGATTTAGATACCGCATTTTAGTCTCAATCCCCAATATTTTCGTAGAGAAGAAACCGACAAAGACcataaggaagaaaaaatatcCAGCCCATTCAGCGCGAAGAAACATGATAATACGAAAAGttagagaaaaaattatgacaatcaaaagAGAAAATTGGGGCTCGATTATCACAAGTGTCAGAGTGATAtttcaaattctatttattttcccAAGGAATTATCCCCAAGCAAACATAAACAAAAGAGACCCCATAGAAAATAAATGCAGAAGCGAAGGTGAACAATACGCACCTTAGGAGTGCTTGCAATTGGGAAGGAGAAGCtgttagagagagaaacaggGTTTCTTCCGTTGCAGATTACGGAGAGCGAGGGCGCCAGAGGCATTGCCAACGTTTGTGCCATTGTTCTTCCTCTCTACGACTACTCAACGCTGCGAGTGTGGATGAAGATGGAGACCAACGCCTGCTTATCCTTTCTACAAACAATGGATTACCACTATTCAATTCGGCCAGGTGCCCGTGGGCTTCAGAACCCAACCCGGCCCAACCAAAAGTAGTACAATAATGAGCCAGGCCCAACTATAAAGTATGAATCACACTAACCATGATCTATGGCTTTCATAAGATAAGGATCCTTCTTAAAAACCCATTTATAATTGTGATTAGAGTGACCTAGAGTTGTAATTTAGCTGCCAGACATTTGGGTATGGGTGGGCAAAAACCTCGACCACTCCGACTCCATccgagctccgactccgacggagttaGAGTTTTCAGAAATCGGAGTTGGAACAACGTCTTTTTATTCACAAAGGGATCCAAAACACAAGATCTCATTCGTTTCGTTCTCACTTCTTCTTGCATaggaactctctctctcatttctagttctccttctctttctccAACTCTTATCTCCCCATTGCCTGCATTGCTGCCAGCCATCGAAAAAGGAACTCCATCCGCCGTTCTTTCGTGTAAGCCTtacatttcatattttgttataaGGATTTTAATTGTTTGTTAATTGAATGATTTAGGATTCGAAAATTGTTGTAgttgtttgtgaaatttgttgtttttgtggtttttgttgttgatttatTGTTTGAATGAGGAGATTTctatttttagggttttagtcatgagatttgtgagattttgttTAGGAAAAATTGAATGGTGCCCTTCAGACAACGTCCGCTCGAGCCACACAGATTGTTTACTCGATTGTTCGCTCGAGTATGGCTAGAGAGGACGTTcagttttgtgttttatttatttttaaaaccacaaacaCAACTAGAcacatgtttttctttttcaatatgtTTCCAATGTGTagattattttgataagatgtTAAATGAAGgttatttgttaattatttcaaattattttcataGCAAATTATGGATAGTACACCATCTTGCCGTGATTCTCCATAAGAAGATAATGTACAACTATTGGTGTCATTGACAGGTACTTCGGGCCGTAGACTCCcccatctagagcagctacctCTTGTGCAAGTAGTCGAGTCCCAATAGATCTAGAAGATGTTAATATGCTTAATGAGAAGGAGGAGTTGATAATATTGAGGCCGATCGACCAGCACGACctagtaaaaaaatatcatagaCATGGAACATTTCACCAAAGTTCTTGATGATTGTGAGAACCCGCAGGCTCGATGCTACTATTGTGGGCAATTATGCGGTTGTCATTTGAAGAAGTAAGACACGTTAGTATTAATAACACATCTTACGGGCTGCCAGCGGCATAAGATACACAAAGGGTTGGTGGCAATTGATCATACGAAACTGACTTACAAGACTTCTACGACCACTGATGGCACGCAAATTTAGAAGCTTtcaatccctcaatacagtgagaagatgttgagggatgtTTTTGCGGAGATGATCATCACTGATAAGATGCCTTTTACCATGGTTGACAAGGCAGGCTTCCGCAAATTTGTGCACTCTTTAGAGCCACGATTTTCCATATCTTCACGGTATACGGTAATGCTTGATTTTTTGAAGAGACATGCCAAGGAGAAGGCAGTAATGAAAGAAATGTTTGTtgccactggccagagagtgttaTTTACTACTGATACGTGGACGTTTATACAGAATGTGGACTACATGTGTATCATAACTTACTttattgacagtgagtggacgTTGCAGAAGCGGATTATCGGCTTCAAATAAATTGTTAATCACAAGGGTTCATCCATTAGCAAGGaaatggatgactgtataaaaaATTGGTGCTTTGTATTACGGTTAACAATGCTAGTGCAAATGACACTGTCATTGATTGGTTCAGGTGGAATATGACAATAAATAAGGATATCATTTGTGAGCATCAATTTATccatgttcgatgttgtgctcatatcatcaatCTCATAGTTTCTCAAGGGTTGAAGGAGATTGATGATTCAATTACTAAAGTTTGGAActttgtgagatatgtgagggcttCCCCCAGTGACTCCGccagtttaaggcaatagccgAACAACTTAAGATTCTATCTTCTAGTATGTTGCAACTGGATGTTCCAACTCGATGAAAttttacatacatgatgttgaaTGTAGCGCAGAAGTACCAACCAGcgttcgagcggatggaggtcgaggatgtgGGCATGAGGTATGTTTTGTTGGAGTTAGTTGGGGGAGAAGAGAGCTCGGTGCCAATATCaggtattttatttaatttttgaagttattttatggCATAATTATGCGTATATCTGGGACAAAATATCCTATTGCGAACATGTACTCTAAGGAGCTCTTAAGGCTTTTTTACCACTTGCAACAGAGTTGTGCTGACAGTGTGAGTTTGTTGAATGCTATGGCTATGAGgatgaaatacaaatataataaatattgggggatgctgagaagataaatagattattatttgtagcTGTGATACTTAACCCCCGATATAAGTTGGCAATTCCAGAATTTTGGATTAGGGATGTCTTCGGTGATGAGGACGCTGATCAGTTTATTAGAGAGTAAatgtgatattgatgatttatatagtcaTTACAACAGCAGTGGTCAATCTTCAACCGAAGGTGATAGTTCTTCACACCCGACCGGCTCAACATTTTCCTTAAATGACATACATGCACAGAGTTCAAATTTATTGCAGCTACAATAGTATCATTAAAATCGTGTATCAAagaatattatgcagtgtaagTCTGAACTTGAGCGTTACTTTATGAAAGATGTCGAGGCACCTGATGAAACATTCCAAATATTAATTTAGTGGAATGTGAATTCTGACAAGTTTCTAGTCCTTTCTCAAATAGCCAGGGATGTAGTAGCCATTCTtatcactacggttgccttTGAGTTGACATTTAGCACCTAAGGTCATgtcttggatgcttatcggagttcattgtctccgaCCACTATCGGGACCCTCGTTTGCACACCGAACTAGTTAAGTTCAACGCTCATTGGAATAAATACCGTTGATGCCGAGAGTTATAGGCTTGAATCATgtaactttatgattttaaatgattatttatataattttaatgttttcattatttaatttataatttatatgatttcgTAGATTTAACTGTGAACCTTAGACTAATTGTGGATGACTAAGACGAGCGCACTGTGGGATGGAGAACCCTTTGGCCCCTTTATTGGTGAGAAACTCAATTCCATTATTACTATCACTCAAACTCGTTAGAGTTAAAGGTATAGGTGAGTTCATAATGTGTCatattttatgtcatgtatCACTTGATTGATGGTTTAGAAGTCTGTAGTTaaatgactaaaaaaaaaaaaatagtgcataTGATCATAAAACTTCATGCAGGAAATCACTATCGAGTATTGAGTCAACAAGTCATCAACTCAAATGCATGGATTGTCAGGACTGAAGTGAGATATTGTGGCTATTTGAATCAAATATatgacattatttatattttggtgttgtaagtttaaattttttgcgaatttgtagttttaaatttaaatttattgtttgcaTACGTTAAATCACTTATTTTTGCATTGTACATTATTTAgtcattgtatttaaattttaaatttttaacttattttttacaatattttatattttataattatttgtttacattattttgtcatttttttaatatttataaatagggATGGGCCAATAATTGGGCCTTGGATATTGGGTCGTGGACCTAGGTCCAATCTGAGCGAGGCTAACCCACATGCACTATGATTGTATCTCCAACCTCCAAACTTCGATCGGAGTCAAAGGTCAACATTGTGACTCGTCAGAGTCGGAGCCCCCTGCATTTGGGGGGAGCATTTTAGTtcattctttaattttgaaaataataattaaattttttttaaaaaattaatttttgagaaTCTTAATCTTATCATTTTGCTGGCTATGATCCAAATCTAAATGTGAAAAATCAGTGATTTACAAGATAAATGTGATGTAAATGGATTAGACAGgctcataaaaaaagaaaaattctacttattatccCCTACGCCACATATCAACATATGATTTCTCATTTTTAcccttctattttttattttttttagaaggtATAAGACTTTTATATATGCAGCATATACATAAAATGTCTCTGATCGAGCACATACAGCAGAAAGGCCAGCAACAACCACACTAATACTACTTAGAAGAAATTCCGAAAGATCATGCCACCATTGAAGAGTATCATCCACAAATCACGCATGCCGAGTCAATAAATGTTACCTAGTCTACCAAAGTGCTGAATGTCCATGGATTGGAAAGACGACAACAGAATCTGTATCTCCCTTATCAAAGGGCTATAACTAAACTATTGTTCTTCATTGGAACGAACAGCTTTCACAATAAAAAACGGATCCCCCTCAAGAATCAAGTTGAAATACCCATATTATAAATCATCTGTCGTCCTCTTAAGGTAACAAGAGCCTCAGTGCCAAATCACATGATAAtgtgtaaatatgtgtgtttaaatagaataacaaaatgataaatcacatattagtatatagtgtagagatgatgagtagcattaaatatatatatatatatatatatatatatatatgtatatatagcttGTTTCTTTGCATCTAGGAAACAAATCGTGTAATAGTGCAATATGGTTGTAATTAGGGCACTCAACGGAGACCACAAATGCACAACAATTTGTACACCACTGTAGCAACGAACATCATTTTCCCATAGCAGAACCAGCACAGTACATACAAATAATCCAAAACCAAACAGGTTGAACAACGTTCAGATTTCTAGTCTTTATGTCCGAGAATGAGAAGGCTTCACTTTCAAcgaaaccaaaaaataaaaaattgcaatgTCTTGTGCAATCCCCATCGAACGGTGGATACAGTAACTTCATGCTAATTCACTATTTTACGGTCTTAAGAGTAAGAGACTTGAGTTCGGAAAAAGGATAATTACAACATGATAATTAAAAATGCATCCCGAGAAAACTATTATTCATTGCTCATTGTGGACAGGAAAGATCACATAACCATAAAATCTCAAGGACCTAAACTTCTGAAAGAgcaacaatatattaaaaatgttgagCAATGCAGTTCGActcaaaagagagagaaaaaaaaaaaaaatagtactccAAATTGATGAGCCATAAGCCCAAACTCAAAACAAGAGGACAAGGATTAGACATagttaaattttcttctttccagCAACGGGACTTGCCTTACCCCTCCAGGTCCGGGCATTGGTGTGTGTGCGCTGTCCTCTGCATGGTAACCCCTGACTATGCCTTATCCCTCTGTAGCACTGAATCTCCATCAACCTCCCTATGTCCTTCTTAACTTGGTTGTTCTGACAAGtaaaaactgaaattaaaaatttgtgaatagcaTAGTTAGGGGTGTAATCAGTCCAGTTCGGTTcaattttggacatattttaaaactgaaccggtacataccgattttgagatttgaagaaccgacACCGCACTGGTTACACGCCCAAACCGGTTCTTCCAATCTTACTGGTTCCGGTCCCATTTTtttggtatattatatagtactatatatattatagtataaataatatagtgataatatattataataaatattataaatgtattatagattatagtgatatattataatatataatagagtgatatattttagtatattataatatatagtgatataattatagtgatatattataatatataatagagtAATAGagtaatatattttagtatattataatatatagtgatataatattattataactactaatacaataaactatagtgataatatatagttatttatataggattttaatattatattaataagtaatttatcatataatataaaattattttatatataattatatatattatatatataaattatataatataaaaaatattttatacaatataagaagttaaaatatatatatatgaacctgTCCGGTCcagtgttagaaaaaggaaaaccggAACCGAACCGATTTTGAGAAAATGGACCCGGTACCGAACTGGACCAAATCCGGTACCAGACCAAACCCACcggttcagtccggtccggtttacTGGTTCACCGATTTTTTTTATCACCTTTAAGCAtagtaattttaaatctttgttTCTTGATATCCTCGCACTGAGCGGCTGAAAGTTAGAACAACGTTAAACAAAATCCACCTAAACTTGTTCACTGTCTAATCTAAATAAACTTCATATCCTTgatttgttctctctctctctctctctctccctttttaaTTGGATCAGGATTAGAGCAAATCCTCATTTTCCAAACATTGCCTTAGAGACAAAAGGGATTTCCTAAAGGAGAGAGAATTAGAATTACCAAGTCATGCCCAGTCATGTACCGACTGAGTTCCTCGCGGAGAGAGTAGACTTCTCTTCCTGTTAAGTCCCTGGCAAGCTTGTTCACGATGTTGAGCTCAGAAAGGATTTGGCCAGCTCTCGCACGGCCAATTCCATGAATTTGCTGAAGGGCAATCTTTAGGCGCTTCTTGTCTGGAATCTCCCCTATTCCTCCTCCAATATTAATGCAATGGACACGCACACCATGAAGCTACACAAAAGAGTAGACACCGGCACAACACTCAGAAGGTCTAATTTTCCACTTGAATGAGAAGAAAATGCAGGGAAAAACCCCTTTACAATTTTTGAGTactagatttttaaattatttagaaTCCTGGAAATCTAGATACTTAACCCACCTAAGCTTACTTGAATTGCAAAGAccgtaaaaaagaaaaagaccatATTGAataatatggaaaaaaaattcacaaatagtGACACTCTATCAGTCCAATATGAAATCAAATCGTTAATAGAAAGCAGttcaacaaatataataaattgaattttattgcttggaagaaaattaacaaataaaataatagaattctATCTCACTGTCtggattataaaataaatgaattcaatgtactcattttccaaaattatcATTAGTAATCATCAaaggatttataaaaaaaaaaaaaaaatatgaaaattactACTTGTTGAGACATTTTGCAGCCAACATACTTGagctaaaaaaatacaacttgaAAAATTCTTCCACTTCATTCAtcactttcttcttctctaatATGGATGGATTGGATGCACTAGCAAATTGCAaccacgaaaaaaaaaatccatgtgCTGCAGCTGTGTTACCTTAATTCAAGACACATATGGTTTATCTTAGTTCTGCTCGGGGGAAGTGGtgaggagagaaagaaaaatggggGAAAAAACTCCCGAATAAATGCCTCCCCACCACCACGAAAATCAAACCATTGTTCCTTCATCTTCTCACTTCTCACCA encodes:
- the LOC121256672 gene encoding small ribosomal subunit protein S13, mitochondrial isoform X4; the encoded protein is MLGLRASVATVSDIGLRILPNLSLHGVRVHCINIGGGIGEIPDKKRLKIALQQIHGIGRARAGQILSELNIVNKLARDLTGREVYSLREELSRYMTGHDLNNQVKKDIGRLMEIQCYRGIRHSQGLPCRGQRTHTNARTWRGKASPVAGKKKI
- the LOC121256672 gene encoding small ribosomal subunit protein S13, mitochondrial isoform X1, whose amino-acid sequence is MTLEYNAQGLKPSLFCASFPEPSKPSYPSCLSLSHPPAIAIICSPPLPVSILEGRNPTPIIASASRTQLENRVIVFDVISEAESSIMLGLRASVATVSDIGLRILPNLSLHGVRVHCINIGGGIGEIPDKKRLKIALQQIHGIGRARAGQILSELNIVNKLARDLTGREVYSLREELSRYMTGHDLNNQVKKDIGRLMEIQCYRGIRHSQGLPCRGQRTHTNARTWRGKASPVAGKKKI
- the LOC121256672 gene encoding small ribosomal subunit protein S13, mitochondrial isoform X2, producing MTLEYNAQGLKPSLFCASFPEPSKPSYPSCLSLSHPPAIAIICSPPLPVSILEGRNPTPIIASASRTQLENRVIVFDVISEAESSIMLGLRASVATVSDIGLRILPNLSLHGVRVHCINIGGGIGEIPDKKRLKIALQQILSELNIVNKLARDLTGREVYSLREELSRYMTGHDLNNQVKKDIGRLMEIQCYRGIRHSQGLPCRGQRTHTNARTWRGKASPVAGKKKI
- the LOC121256673 gene encoding 30S ribosomal protein S13, chloroplastic-like — encoded protein: MAQTLAMPLAPSLSVICNGRNPVSLSNSFSFPIASTPKVRGLSIKCVRVGGVEIPNNKRVEYSLRYIHGIGRTRARQILCDLSMENKITKDLSEEELIIIRGEVSKYMIEGDLRRFNALAIRRLKEIQCYRGMRHIQGLPCRGQRTKNNCRTLKGKKVTIAGKKKAPR
- the LOC121256672 gene encoding small ribosomal subunit protein S13, mitochondrial isoform X3, with protein sequence MTLEYNAQGLKPSLFCASFPEPSKPSYPSCLSLSHPPAIAIICSPPLPVSILEGRNPTPIIASASRTQLELHGVRVHCINIGGGIGEIPDKKRLKIALQQIHGIGRARAGQILSELNIVNKLARDLTGREVYSLREELSRYMTGHDLNNQVKKDIGRLMEIQCYRGIRHSQGLPCRGQRTHTNARTWRGKASPVAGKKKI